A stretch of Anaerobranca gottschalkii DSM 13577 DNA encodes these proteins:
- the aspS gene encoding aspartate--tRNA ligase, with amino-acid sequence MAERTHYCGHITETLVGQTVTVKGWVAKRRDLGGLIFFDLRDREGIVQCIINNDNQKAFQIGDEIRGEYVVEVTGEVVRRSNPNPDIKTGNVEIVVEEITVLNTSLTPPFYITDEHEADANLRLKYRYLDLRRPKMLKNLMIRSKTTKVVRDYLDSHGFVDVETPILFKSTPEGARDYIVPSRVNPGTFYALPQSPQLLKQLLMVSGLDRYYQIARCFRDEDLRADRQPEFTQIDIEVSFMERDTFFSIIEGLVKEVFSKIKGIEIQTPFKHMDYSEAMNKYGSDKPDTRFGMEIHDLSDILQNSQFKVFTQTLQSGGTVRAIKAEGEFSRKEIDGFTEFVKKYGAKGLAWISLKGGEIKSPIAKFLSEGELKGILDTFNNQDGTILIVADNVKTALQSLGALRLHIAKKLDIIDKNKLNFLWIVNFPLLEYDEEEKRYIAAHHPFTSPILEDLPLLDTNPEKVRANAYDLVLNGVELAGGSVRIHQGDVQQKVFKAIGLTEEMAKEKFGFLLEGLSYGAPPHCGIAFGLDRLVMEMVDTENIRDVIAFPKTTSASDLMTDAPSPVDPKQLEELKISLKLD; translated from the coding sequence ATGGCAGAACGTACCCATTATTGCGGACATATCACAGAAACCTTGGTTGGTCAAACAGTGACAGTCAAAGGTTGGGTAGCAAAAAGAAGGGATTTAGGAGGATTAATTTTCTTTGATTTGCGGGATAGGGAAGGAATTGTTCAGTGTATTATCAATAATGATAACCAAAAGGCTTTCCAGATTGGTGATGAAATTCGAGGAGAATACGTAGTAGAAGTTACTGGAGAAGTAGTAAGGAGAAGTAATCCTAATCCTGACATTAAGACAGGAAATGTGGAAATTGTAGTAGAAGAAATTACTGTATTAAATACTTCTTTAACTCCCCCTTTCTATATTACAGATGAACATGAAGCAGATGCTAACCTAAGGCTTAAATACCGGTACTTAGATTTACGTAGACCTAAAATGCTAAAGAATCTAATGATTAGGAGTAAAACAACTAAAGTAGTAAGGGATTACTTAGATAGCCATGGGTTTGTAGATGTGGAAACACCAATCCTTTTCAAAAGTACCCCTGAAGGCGCAAGGGACTACATAGTGCCTAGCCGGGTAAATCCTGGAACCTTTTATGCCCTTCCCCAATCACCTCAGCTTTTAAAACAGTTGTTAATGGTTTCAGGTTTAGATAGGTATTACCAAATTGCCCGTTGTTTTAGGGATGAAGATCTTAGGGCAGATCGTCAACCAGAATTTACCCAAATAGATATTGAAGTTTCATTTATGGAAAGGGATACCTTTTTTTCAATAATAGAAGGACTAGTAAAGGAAGTATTTTCAAAAATTAAGGGGATTGAAATTCAAACACCCTTCAAACACATGGACTACAGTGAAGCTATGAATAAATATGGTAGTGATAAGCCTGATACAAGGTTTGGTATGGAAATCCATGATTTAAGTGATATTCTTCAAAATTCACAGTTTAAAGTATTTACCCAAACCCTCCAATCTGGGGGTACAGTAAGGGCAATTAAAGCTGAAGGAGAATTCAGCCGTAAAGAAATAGACGGATTTACTGAATTTGTTAAGAAATATGGTGCTAAAGGTTTAGCTTGGATTTCCCTTAAGGGTGGAGAAATTAAGTCTCCTATAGCTAAGTTTTTATCTGAAGGGGAATTGAAAGGGATATTAGATACTTTCAACAATCAAGATGGAACTATTTTAATAGTTGCAGATAATGTGAAAACTGCCCTACAGTCCCTTGGAGCGTTAAGACTTCATATTGCTAAGAAATTAGATATAATTGATAAAAACAAACTAAACTTTTTATGGATAGTGAATTTCCCCTTATTAGAATATGATGAAGAAGAAAAGAGATATATAGCTGCCCATCATCCCTTTACTTCACCAATTTTAGAAGACTTACCTCTATTAGATACTAACCCAGAAAAAGTTAGGGCAAATGCTTATGACTTAGTATTGAATGGTGTGGAACTAGCAGGGGGTAGTGTGAGGATACATCAAGGAGATGTACAACAAAAAGTCTTTAAAGCTATTGGTTTAACAGAAGAAATGGCAAAAGAAAAATTCGGCTTTTTATTAGAGGGATTAAGCTATGGAGCACCGCCCCATTGTGGTATAGCCTTTGGTTTAGACCGATTAGTGATGGAAATGGTAGATACTGAAAATATTAGAGATGTAATAGCATTTCCTAAAACTACTTCTGCTTCAGATTTGATGACAGATGCTCCATCTCCAGTTGACCCTAAACAATTAGAAGAATTAAAAATTAGTTTAAAATTAGACTAA
- a CDS encoding glycerate kinase, with translation MKILVAPDSFKGSLSAIDVCRAIEEGIKSLCPDIEVITLPVADGGEGTLEAMSFATSGELVKVFCTNPVGEKIESYYTITGDGKTAIIEMAKAAGLYLIPQEKRNPYYTTTFGVGEIILDALDKGCRNFIVGIGGSATNDGGVGMLQALGFKFLDLNGNEIPWGGLALKDLAKIDISTGDSRLKECTFKVACDVDNTLCGEKGASYVFGPQKGATFEMVKVLDTNLLHYAQIIERDLGKRVLEIKGGGAAGGIGTAFTAFLNAELVSGVELILDSLNFSQKLEGVDLVITGEGQIDQQTAYGKVPMGVAKRAKAANIPVVALVGSINGDITKLYRLGLSAIFSVVNKPMTLEEAMDNAYNLVKETARSVMGLFSIKK, from the coding sequence TTGAAAATTTTAGTCGCTCCTGATTCATTTAAAGGGAGTTTATCTGCAATAGATGTATGTCGAGCTATCGAAGAAGGGATAAAGTCCCTTTGTCCAGATATAGAAGTTATAACTCTTCCTGTAGCCGATGGTGGGGAAGGAACATTAGAAGCAATGTCTTTTGCTACATCAGGAGAATTGGTTAAAGTATTTTGTACTAATCCTGTAGGAGAAAAAATTGAAAGTTACTATACAATAACTGGAGATGGGAAAACAGCAATAATTGAAATGGCTAAAGCTGCAGGACTTTACCTTATCCCCCAAGAAAAAAGAAATCCTTACTATACTACTACCTTTGGGGTAGGGGAGATAATATTAGATGCTTTAGATAAAGGGTGTCGAAATTTTATTGTTGGAATTGGTGGTAGTGCCACCAATGATGGTGGAGTTGGTATGTTACAAGCTTTAGGATTTAAATTTTTAGATTTAAATGGAAATGAAATACCCTGGGGAGGACTGGCTCTAAAGGATTTAGCCAAAATAGATATTTCAACGGGAGACTCTAGATTAAAAGAATGTACTTTTAAAGTAGCATGTGATGTTGATAATACCCTATGTGGAGAAAAAGGCGCTTCCTATGTATTTGGACCGCAAAAAGGGGCAACCTTTGAAATGGTAAAAGTTTTAGATACCAATTTACTTCATTATGCACAAATAATAGAAAGGGATTTAGGGAAAAGGGTTTTAGAAATTAAAGGAGGAGGAGCAGCAGGAGGAATTGGCACTGCTTTTACTGCTTTTTTAAATGCAGAGTTAGTTTCAGGGGTTGAACTTATTTTAGATAGCTTAAACTTTTCCCAAAAACTTGAAGGTGTAGATTTAGTTATAACAGGAGAAGGGCAAATAGACCAACAAACTGCTTATGGGAAAGTGCCTATGGGGGTAGCTAAAAGGGCTAAAGCTGCTAATATTCCGGTGGTAGCTTTAGTGGGTTCAATCAATGGGGATATTACCAAACTGTACCGGTTAGGTTTAAGTGCAATATTTAGTGTTGTAAATAAGCCCATGACCTTAGAAGAGGCCATGGATAATGCATATAACTTAGTAAAAGAAACGGCACGGAGTGTGATGGGTTTATTTAGTATAAAAAAATAA
- a CDS encoding CdaR family transcriptional regulator, with the protein MLTRYNAQKIVDKTLKIFGSNINIIDCNGIILASGDPARVNTFHEGAFIAVKENRVVEIDERESSKFKGARWGVNYPIYYRGKVQGVVGITGDPNEVRKLAVILKEMVELILSEIEFMNIKSLESKVEVAYLKELLSKKEITPEFAERGKLLGIDLELPRVCLIIEILDFKKIIKRYSDKYKDTYERELALQTFKNDFEEYIRKYCGIKDKVFHLEEDVFIVLKEYHGSFSIINKFVEMITEKLEREFSTKTLIAIGEPVETSRDIAFSYRTAKTTMKILSKMKNNSNYLFATDYKIHSLVINNLDTIRTKLKYQLEVIASIKNWDKLRITLEKYIQNNMNILKTSKDLGIHRNTVLIRLEKIKESLSLDPFNLEDCFILKLLLILEDFN; encoded by the coding sequence ATGTTAACTAGATATAATGCCCAGAAAATAGTCGATAAAACTTTAAAGATTTTTGGCAGCAATATCAATATTATTGATTGTAATGGAATAATCTTAGCTTCTGGAGATCCTGCTAGAGTAAATACTTTTCATGAAGGTGCTTTTATCGCTGTTAAAGAAAATAGAGTTGTGGAAATCGATGAAAGAGAATCCTCAAAATTTAAAGGGGCTAGATGGGGAGTAAACTATCCCATCTATTATCGGGGAAAAGTTCAAGGAGTAGTGGGAATAACAGGGGATCCTAACGAAGTTAGGAAACTAGCGGTAATTTTGAAAGAAATGGTTGAGTTGATTTTAAGTGAAATAGAATTTATGAATATAAAATCCCTAGAGTCTAAGGTAGAAGTTGCTTACCTTAAAGAACTACTTTCTAAAAAAGAAATAACCCCGGAATTTGCAGAAAGGGGTAAGCTTTTAGGAATTGATCTGGAATTACCAAGGGTATGTTTGATTATAGAAATACTAGATTTCAAAAAGATAATAAAAAGATATAGTGATAAATACAAAGATACCTACGAAAGGGAATTGGCTTTACAAACCTTTAAAAATGATTTTGAAGAATATATAAGAAAATATTGTGGTATTAAAGACAAAGTTTTTCATCTAGAAGAAGATGTTTTTATAGTACTTAAAGAATATCATGGCAGCTTTTCAATAATAAATAAATTCGTGGAGATGATTACAGAAAAATTAGAAAGGGAATTTTCAACAAAGACTTTGATTGCCATAGGAGAACCTGTAGAAACATCAAGGGATATAGCTTTTTCCTACAGGACTGCTAAAACGACTATGAAAATACTAAGTAAAATGAAAAATAACTCAAACTACCTTTTTGCAACAGATTATAAGATCCACAGTCTAGTTATAAATAATTTAGATACTATAAGAACTAAGTTAAAATATCAGCTAGAAGTTATTGCAAGTATAAAGAACTGGGATAAACTAAGAATTACATTAGAAAAGTACATCCAAAATAATATGAATATCTTAAAGACTTCAAAAGATTTAGGTATCCATAGAAATACTGTATTAATCCGGTTAGAAAAAATTAAAGAAAGTCTTAGCTTAGATCCTTTTAATTTAGAGGATTGTTTTATCTTAAAACTGCTACTAATACTTGAAGATTTTAACTAG
- a CDS encoding DegV family protein — translation MEKVKIFADSTCDLSPVLIKQHDIGIIPLNIIFGDDIFQDGVDITTKELYEKVEKYKSLPKTSAASPGVFKTAFEPYIEEGYNIVYISISSELSATYQNAILAAGMFDEGRVEIVDSRNLSTGIGILVLNAVDLKNQGLSAKEIAKKISDLTSKVETEFVIDTLDYLYKGGRCNSVQRFAGGLLKIRPAIKVIDGKMTPSKKFRGKREKVLDAFFEHVMTNAESFDKKRIIVTHSQGEESALYLKEKIAEKFDFEEIIITEAGCVISSHCGQNTVGIIYIR, via the coding sequence ATGGAAAAAGTTAAAATTTTTGCAGACAGTACATGTGACCTTTCACCGGTGCTAATAAAACAACATGATATAGGGATAATACCTTTAAATATTATTTTTGGAGATGATATTTTTCAAGATGGAGTAGATATAACTACAAAAGAACTATATGAAAAGGTTGAAAAATATAAGAGTCTTCCTAAAACTTCAGCTGCTTCGCCTGGTGTTTTTAAAACCGCTTTTGAACCCTATATTGAAGAAGGTTATAACATAGTATACATCTCTATTTCATCGGAGTTATCTGCAACTTACCAAAATGCTATTTTAGCTGCCGGGATGTTCGATGAGGGCAGGGTGGAAATTGTTGATTCTAGAAACTTATCAACGGGTATAGGAATATTAGTCTTAAATGCAGTAGACCTAAAAAATCAGGGTCTTTCAGCAAAGGAAATCGCTAAAAAGATATCAGATTTAACATCAAAAGTAGAAACAGAGTTTGTAATTGATACCTTAGATTACTTATATAAAGGTGGAAGGTGTAACTCAGTTCAAAGGTTTGCAGGGGGACTTTTAAAAATCCGTCCAGCGATAAAAGTGATTGATGGCAAAATGACACCTTCTAAGAAATTTAGAGGGAAAAGGGAAAAAGTTTTAGATGCCTTTTTTGAACATGTAATGACTAATGCTGAGAGTTTTGATAAAAAAAGGATAATTGTGACCCATTCCCAAGGTGAAGAAAGTGCCCTTTATTTAAAAGAAAAAATAGCTGAAAAATTTGATTTTGAAGAAATCATAATTACAGAAGCGGGCTGTGTGATTTCTAGTCATTGTGGACAAAATACCGTTGGAATTATTTATATTCGTTAA
- a CDS encoding ATP-binding protein, giving the protein MGGKYIYYRKLSFKSDIKSLEKFLNISERIFKSFSKSKKSLYKYIISLDEIFTNCIIHGYKNRQGVIEVEYKVYKNWIITDISDNGVGIRKELTGSLEFLKENKYRKIKEKIGYGLTITSYLADKVIVGKKIDGGTKVSLYFIIK; this is encoded by the coding sequence ATGGGAGGAAAATACATCTATTATAGAAAATTATCTTTTAAATCAGATATTAAATCATTAGAAAAATTTCTTAACATATCTGAAAGGATATTTAAAAGTTTTTCTAAATCTAAAAAAAGTCTGTACAAATATATAATATCCCTCGATGAAATATTTACTAATTGTATTATACATGGCTATAAAAATAGGCAAGGAGTTATTGAAGTAGAATATAAGGTTTATAAAAACTGGATAATCACTGATATTTCTGATAATGGAGTTGGTATAAGGAAAGAATTAACTGGATCTTTGGAATTTCTAAAAGAAAACAAATATAGAAAGATTAAAGAAAAAATAGGATATGGATTAACTATAACTAGTTATTTAGCCGATAAAGTAATTGTAGGGAAGAAAATAGATGGGGGAACGAAGGTCAGTCTTTACTTTATAATAAAGTAA
- a CDS encoding SoxR reducing system RseC family protein, whose amino-acid sequence MGRIIKVDGEMAEVLIKRHTACEKCGGCNLGTDKGNTIRAKNSIKAQVGDKVYINMENIGVLKAAAIMYILPLVAMIIGFMFFYYGAEIFGNVDSREVWGILFGFAFLIGSFLVIRKFEPKFAQNALYHPEITGFALDDE is encoded by the coding sequence GTGGGCAGAATCATAAAAGTAGATGGGGAAATGGCGGAAGTTTTAATTAAAAGACATACAGCTTGTGAAAAATGTGGTGGTTGCAACTTAGGGACCGATAAGGGCAATACAATTAGAGCTAAAAATTCTATCAAAGCCCAAGTTGGAGATAAAGTTTATATAAATATGGAAAATATAGGAGTTTTAAAGGCAGCTGCAATCATGTATATCTTACCTTTAGTGGCAATGATAATAGGTTTTATGTTTTTTTACTATGGTGCTGAAATTTTTGGAAATGTTGATTCAAGGGAAGTCTGGGGCATATTATTTGGTTTCGCTTTTTTAATAGGTTCATTTTTGGTTATCCGAAAATTTGAACCCAAATTTGCCCAAAACGCCCTTTATCATCCTGAAATTACCGGTTTTGCATTAGATGATGAGTAA
- a CDS encoding ComEC/Rec2 family competence protein — MDKWFRNSLLVLILLTLFFTGCNLYSEPTPEGTLKVHFIDVGQGDSILIQEKDYVMLIDGGDRSAGEKVAQYLKELGIQRINTVVGTHPHADHIGGLIQVLENFTVDEVIDPGVIHTTKTFEDYLTIIDQKNIKFTEGRAGMRVDVKNGFYFKILHPSNPSSRELNNASIVIKLVYGDINFLFTGDIEREAELEILDSVSRQTLKSQVLKVAHHGSSTSTTREFLQMVSPQIGIIMVGEGNRYGHPHEETLDLLREKNITVYRTDLHGTIIITTDGNTYSLKTEK; from the coding sequence ATGGATAAATGGTTTAGAAATAGTTTATTAGTTTTAATTTTATTAACTTTATTTTTTACCGGTTGTAACTTATATAGTGAGCCAACACCAGAAGGAACCTTAAAAGTTCATTTTATAGATGTAGGACAAGGGGATAGTATTCTAATACAGGAAAAGGACTATGTTATGCTAATTGACGGTGGTGATAGATCAGCCGGGGAAAAAGTCGCTCAGTACCTAAAAGAATTAGGTATCCAACGTATAAATACTGTAGTAGGAACTCATCCCCATGCCGATCATATTGGAGGACTTATCCAAGTATTAGAAAATTTTACAGTAGATGAAGTTATAGATCCAGGAGTTATCCATACTACAAAAACATTTGAAGATTACTTAACAATCATTGACCAAAAAAACATTAAGTTTACAGAAGGTAGAGCAGGGATGAGAGTTGATGTTAAGAATGGGTTTTACTTTAAAATACTTCATCCTAGCAATCCTTCTTCTAGAGAGCTTAACAATGCCTCTATAGTGATTAAACTGGTTTATGGCGATATAAACTTTTTGTTTACTGGAGATATAGAAAGAGAGGCTGAATTAGAAATTCTAGACAGTGTTAGTAGACAAACACTAAAAAGTCAAGTCTTAAAGGTGGCTCATCACGGTTCTTCTACTTCTACTACTAGAGAGTTTCTACAAATGGTATCACCACAGATAGGAATTATAATGGTTGGAGAAGGGAACCGCTACGGACATCCCCATGAAGAAACATTAGATTTATTAAGGGAAAAAAATATTACTGTCTATCGTACTGATCTTCATGGTACAATAATAATAACTACCGATGGAAATACTTATAGCTTAAAGACAGAAAAATAA
- a CDS encoding Na-translocating system protein MpsC family protein has translation MHLEKELFLSISNWMKTKNGRGPREIKVILEETHLCVIFTNFLSPLEENYLKLNGDPNVLNEIRSFLIKNDNMLLKKIENIIKKSVKNVEVEINVKENCGKIIFEYGKMDGHGVNLSLK, from the coding sequence ATGCATTTAGAAAAAGAATTGTTCCTTTCAATCTCTAATTGGATGAAAACTAAAAATGGAAGGGGGCCTAGGGAGATTAAAGTAATTTTAGAAGAAACTCATTTATGCGTAATTTTTACTAATTTCTTATCTCCATTAGAGGAAAATTATTTAAAACTAAATGGAGATCCAAATGTATTAAATGAAATACGGAGCTTTTTAATAAAGAATGATAATATGTTATTAAAAAAGATAGAAAATATTATAAAAAAATCTGTAAAAAATGTTGAAGTTGAGATCAACGTTAAAGAAAATTGTGGAAAAATTATTTTTGAATATGGTAAGATGGATGGACATGGTGTAAACCTAAGCCTGAAATAA
- a CDS encoding tRNA threonylcarbamoyladenosine dehydratase, whose product MKQHRFSRTEMLIGTENLNKLKESKILVFGVGGVGSYAVEALARAGVGKLRLVDFDDVCLTNCNRQIHALKNTIGKVKAEVMGERVKLINPECEVEVVKEFYTPENGDELLEGDFHYVIDAIDTVSAKLHLIETCVKNNIPIISAMGAGNKLFPEMLEIADISQTTICPLARVVRRELKKRGISKGVEVVYSKEVPRKPIAYADCKNNCICPGGDGHCTKKRQIPGSISYVPSVAGLLMAGRVINRIIGVI is encoded by the coding sequence ATGAAGCAGCATAGATTTTCTAGAACTGAGATGTTAATAGGTACAGAGAATTTAAATAAACTAAAAGAAAGTAAAATATTAGTTTTTGGTGTAGGTGGTGTAGGCTCTTATGCTGTAGAAGCCTTAGCTAGAGCTGGGGTAGGAAAACTAAGGTTGGTGGATTTTGATGATGTTTGTCTAACTAATTGTAACAGACAAATCCATGCATTAAAGAATACCATCGGTAAAGTGAAGGCAGAGGTCATGGGAGAAAGGGTAAAACTAATTAACCCTGAATGTGAAGTAGAAGTAGTAAAAGAATTTTATACCCCAGAAAATGGAGACGAATTATTGGAAGGGGATTTTCATTATGTTATAGATGCTATTGATACTGTCTCTGCTAAACTTCACCTAATTGAAACTTGTGTTAAAAATAATATTCCTATAATTTCAGCAATGGGTGCAGGGAACAAACTTTTCCCAGAGATGTTAGAAATTGCCGATATATCCCAAACTACTATTTGTCCCCTAGCTAGAGTAGTTAGAAGAGAACTGAAAAAAAGGGGGATTAGTAAGGGAGTGGAAGTTGTTTACTCAAAAGAAGTTCCCAGAAAACCCATAGCTTATGCTGATTGTAAAAATAACTGTATTTGTCCTGGAGGGGATGGACACTGTACTAAAAAAAGGCAAATTCCAGGAAGTATATCATATGTTCCATCAGTAGCTGGTTTACTTATGGCAGGTCGGGTAATTAACCGAATAATTGGAGTGATTTAA
- a CDS encoding replication-associated recombination protein A translates to MDLFSTVNKDKNQPLAARFRPKTLDDFIGQKHIVGEGSLLRRAILADRISSMIFYGPPGTGKTTLANIIANTTKCQFEKINAVTSGVGDIRNIIEKAKDLKNMYGNKTILFIDEIHRFNKSQQDALLPAVEDGIIILIGATTENPYFEVNSALISRCTIFQLYPLEDSELQELIEKVLRDKEGGLGNLNIELDEEGKKHLVFVSGGDARVLLNGLELAVLTTPPNENGKIKITLKEIEQSVQKKGFVYDKNGDNHYDTISALIKSIRGSDPDAALYWLARLIESGEDPKFIGRRLIISASEDIGNADPHALNIAVSTFHGVNFVGMPEGRIILAQCVTYLATAPKSNASYIGINEALKDVKTKRFNGVPNHLKDASYYKYPHSYPGNYVFQQYLPQGLENQRYYKPTENGYEGKIKEYIKKTKGLWEY, encoded by the coding sequence ATGGATCTTTTTAGTACTGTTAATAAAGATAAAAATCAACCTTTAGCAGCAAGATTTAGGCCAAAAACTTTAGATGACTTCATAGGTCAAAAACACATTGTAGGGGAAGGGAGTTTACTCCGAAGGGCCATTTTAGCAGATAGGATCTCTTCGATGATTTTTTATGGTCCTCCTGGAACAGGAAAAACTACACTAGCCAATATTATCGCAAATACTACTAAATGTCAGTTTGAAAAAATAAATGCAGTTACTTCAGGAGTTGGGGATATAAGAAATATTATTGAAAAGGCTAAAGACTTAAAGAACATGTACGGTAATAAAACAATACTTTTTATAGATGAAATCCATAGATTTAATAAAAGCCAACAAGACGCATTATTGCCGGCTGTGGAAGATGGGATAATAATTTTAATAGGTGCTACAACTGAAAACCCCTATTTTGAAGTGAACTCTGCTTTGATTTCCCGTTGCACTATATTTCAACTATATCCCCTTGAGGATTCGGAATTACAAGAATTAATCGAAAAGGTTTTGCGGGATAAAGAAGGAGGGCTAGGGAATTTAAATATTGAATTAGATGAAGAGGGGAAAAAACATCTAGTTTTTGTTTCTGGAGGAGATGCTAGAGTATTACTTAATGGTTTAGAACTTGCAGTACTGACAACTCCACCTAATGAAAATGGTAAAATTAAAATTACTTTAAAAGAAATTGAACAATCTGTACAGAAAAAAGGTTTTGTTTATGATAAAAACGGGGACAACCATTATGATACTATTTCTGCTCTAATTAAATCTATTAGAGGATCTGATCCCGATGCAGCCCTTTATTGGTTAGCAAGATTAATAGAAAGCGGAGAAGATCCTAAGTTTATAGGGAGAAGATTAATTATTTCTGCTTCGGAAGATATCGGCAACGCTGATCCCCATGCATTAAATATTGCGGTATCCACTTTTCATGGAGTGAACTTCGTAGGAATGCCGGAAGGGCGAATTATTTTAGCCCAATGTGTTACTTATTTAGCTACAGCCCCAAAGAGTAATGCTAGCTATATAGGAATAAATGAAGCTCTAAAGGATGTTAAAACAAAAAGATTTAACGGAGTTCCAAACCATTTAAAAGATGCCAGTTATTACAAATACCCCCATTCATATCCTGGTAACTATGTATTTCAACAATATTTGCCACAAGGCCTTGAAAATCAACGATATTATAAACCTACTGAAAATGGCTATGAAGGAAAAATTAAGGAATATATAAAAAAAACAAAAGGTCTGTGGGAATATTAA
- a CDS encoding GntP family permease, translating into MLEGPILLGVLLLGILFIVFTTSKFKLHPFLALIFAAYLIAFSVKMPLNQIGATINAGFGGTLTGIGIVIIAGTIIGTILEKSGAAITMAETILKYVGKKRPALAMNLIGFIVSIPVFCDSGYVILSSLNKSLAKRTKNSLVVMSVALATGLFATHTLVPPTPGPIAAAEQLGIVDNLLIVILFGLLCAIPATLAGYFYAVKFCNKYKIANEESEIDQSESLEVAATIEHSFEKLPSPLLAFSPIVLPIILLTLGSIANLPMAPFGEGTLKTILAFLGVPVNALIIGVLSSFALLPNFKEETLTGWIGEGVKGAAVIIMITGAGGALGQVLRATPITAYLGETLSNLNIGIFVPFIIAAALKTAQGSSTVALVTTAAIIAPIIEPLGLTTTIAKALTVMSIGAGAMTVSHANDSYFWVVAQFSGMDVKTAYKTQTVATLLQGLVTISVVWVLSLILI; encoded by the coding sequence TTGTTAGAAGGCCCAATTTTATTAGGAGTTTTGCTTTTAGGTATTTTATTTATTGTATTTACGACATCAAAATTTAAGCTTCATCCTTTTCTTGCCCTCATATTTGCTGCGTATTTAATTGCTTTTTCTGTTAAAATGCCTTTAAATCAAATTGGTGCAACAATTAATGCCGGATTTGGAGGAACATTGACAGGAATCGGTATCGTTATCATAGCGGGAACAATCATTGGTACAATATTAGAAAAGTCAGGGGCAGCAATTACTATGGCAGAAACTATTTTAAAGTATGTTGGAAAAAAGAGACCTGCATTGGCTATGAACTTAATTGGTTTTATTGTATCAATACCAGTATTTTGTGATTCAGGTTATGTAATATTATCATCTTTAAATAAAAGTTTAGCTAAAAGAACAAAAAACTCTTTAGTGGTAATGAGTGTAGCATTGGCTACAGGGCTTTTTGCTACCCATACTTTAGTACCACCAACCCCAGGACCCATTGCTGCTGCAGAACAGTTGGGCATAGTGGATAATTTATTAATAGTAATTTTATTTGGTCTATTGTGTGCAATTCCAGCGACTTTAGCAGGCTATTTTTATGCAGTGAAGTTTTGTAATAAATATAAAATAGCTAATGAAGAATCTGAAATTGATCAAAGTGAAAGTTTAGAAGTAGCTGCCACAATAGAACATTCTTTTGAAAAATTACCTAGCCCTTTATTAGCTTTTTCACCAATTGTATTACCAATAATCCTTCTTACATTAGGAAGTATAGCTAACTTGCCTATGGCTCCATTTGGAGAAGGTACTTTAAAAACTATATTAGCATTTCTAGGTGTACCAGTTAATGCTTTGATTATTGGTGTCTTATCATCATTTGCCTTATTACCAAATTTTAAAGAGGAAACTTTAACAGGTTGGATAGGTGAAGGAGTAAAAGGGGCAGCAGTAATAATTATGATAACAGGAGCTGGTGGTGCTTTAGGTCAAGTTTTACGGGCAACACCTATAACAGCTTATTTAGGAGAAACTTTATCTAATCTTAATATAGGAATTTTTGTTCCTTTTATTATCGCAGCAGCATTAAAGACAGCTCAAGGTTCTTCTACTGTTGCTTTAGTTACCACTGCTGCTATTATAGCCCCAATTATTGAACCACTGGGTTTAACAACTACTATAGCAAAGGCTCTAACTGTTATGTCCATTGGTGCCGGTGCAATGACTGTATCCCATGCAAATGATAGTTATTTCTGGGTAGTTGCTCAATTTAGTGGTATGGATGTTAAAACAGCTTATAAAACTCAAACGGTAGCCACCTTATTACAAGGGTTAGTTACAATTTCTGTGGTTTGGGTATTATCTTTAATATTAATCTAA